The following are from one region of the Syngnathus typhle isolate RoL2023-S1 ecotype Sweden linkage group LG22, RoL_Styp_1.0, whole genome shotgun sequence genome:
- the pum2 gene encoding pumilio homolog 2 isoform X10: MSIPCSILGMNDVAWQETRGGMLHANGTPDAGVVRVHSGGPLAAVAGQASGGPHLQGMDRAGNPTPGTPQPPLSGRSQDDAMVGYFFQRQPGEQLGGCAPSKHRWPTGDPNHVDQVRAVDEMNYDFQALALESRGMGELLPAKKLWDSDELAKDGRKGMLLGEEWRDNAWGSSHHSVSQPIMVQRRPGQGFHGNGDANSVLSPRSEGGGLGVSMVEYVLSSSPGDKMDARYRNGGYGGGDTDQDGREKNDGTEKVSPFEEDKSPELKVGDDGDATKANGRSLLNGMDRDCKDFNPTPGSRQASPTEAVERMGPNQAGLEMMAQHHVHAHVHAHNLAHALQQQNHNKGPVEDFQNQEAQNMGGMEQQAGVESLQFEYAGNQIQVDSSGTPVGLFDYNSQQQLFQRSNPLTVQQLTAAQQQQYALAAAQQQHLAGLAPAFVPNPYIINAGPPGTDPYTAAGLAAAATLAGPTVVPPQYYGVPWGVYPANLFQQQAASTANHSANQQASNQGPGPGQPQVMRTGNNQRPLTPGQGQQSQQESLAAAAAAANPALAYAGMSGYQVLAPAAYYDQTGALVMGPGARTGLGGPVRLVQTPLLINPAAAQAAAAASASGSGNNMSGPPANGMYRSMPQPQPQQQQAPQQNSGLQSSSFSFSVPNTSQSSSLFSHTSAPPPPQSSSLGFSSTGSSLGVGLASALGGFGSSVPSSTSSSVSRRDSLLTSSELYKRGGSSSLTPIGQPFYNSLGYSSSPSPIGLTPGHSPLTPPPSLPSSHGSSSSLHLGGLTNGSGRYISAAPGAEAKYRSAGGTTSLFNSSSQLFPPARPRYSRSDVMPSGRSRLLEDFRNNRFPNLQLRDLPGHMVEFSQDQHGSRFIQQKLERASPAERQMVFGEILQAAYQLMTDVFGNYVIQKFFEFGSADQKLALATRIRGHVLPLALQMYGCRVIQKALESISSDQQSDIVRELDGHVLKCVKDQNGNHVVQKCIECVQPQALQFIIDAFQGQVFVLSTHPYGCRVIQRILEHCTQEQTLPILEELHQHSEQLGQDQYGNYVIQHVLEHGRPEDKSKIVAEVRGKVLLLSQHKFASNVVEKCVIHSSRAERALLIDEVCCQKDGPHSALYTMMKDQYANYVVQRMIDMAEPAQRKIIMHKIRPHIATLRKYTYGKHILAKLEKYYMKSGSELGPIGGPANGLM, encoded by the exons ATGAGCATTCCATGCAGCATCCTAGGTATGAATGACGTGGCCTGGCAGGAGACGAGAGGTGGGATGCTGCATGCAAATGGAACTCCTGATGCCGGAGTTGTCAGGGTCCACAGCGGAGGGCCCCTCGCCGCAGTGGCTGGCCAGGCTTCAGGAGGCCCCCACTTACAAGGCATGGACAGGGCAGGCAACCCCACGCCGGGAACGCCGCAGCCGCCGCTGAGCGGTCGTTCGCAGGACGACGCTATGGTCGGATACTTCTTCCAGAGGCAGCCCGGGGAACAGCTGGGGGGTTGCGCGCCGAGCAAGCACCGCTGGCCTACCGGGGACCCCAATCACGTTGATCAG GTCCGCGCTGTGGATGAAATGAACTACGACTTTCAAGCTCTTGCTTTGGAGTCCAGAGGAATGGGAGAG ctTTTGCCAGCCAAAAAGCTGTGGGATTCCGATGAACTGGCGAAGGATGGAAGAAAAGGAATGCTTCTTGGAGAGGAGTGGAGGGATAATGCATGGGGCTCATCAC ACCACTCAGTCTCCCAGCCAATCATGGTCCAGCGACGACCGGGTCAGGGTTTCCACGGCAACGGCGATGCCAATTCCGTGCTGTCGCCTCGCTCGGAGGGCGGCGGTTTGGGTGTGAGCATGGTGGAGTACGTCCTGAGCTCGTCTCCTGGCGACAAGATGGACGCCCGGTACAGGAACGGCGGCTAT GGCGGAGGCGATACGGACCAGGACGGGAGAGAGAAGAACGATGGCACTGAGAAAGTTTCTCCTTTTGAGGAAGACAAGAGCCCAGAGTTGAAAGTGGGGGATGACGGAGATGCCACAAAAGCCAACGGAAGGAGTTTACTAAATGGCATGGACAGAGACTGCAAAGACTTCaa TCCAACTCCAGGAAGCCGTCAAGCTTCTCCAACTGAGGCTGTGGAGAGGATGGGCCCGAACCAGGCGGGACTGGAGATGATGGCCCAGCACCATGTCCACGCCCACGTTCACGCACACAACCTTGCTCATGCGCTGCAACAACAGAACCACAACAAGGGCCCGGTGGAGGACTTTCAGAACCAAGAAGCCCAAAACATGGGTGGTATGGAGCAACAAGCCGGCGTGGAGTCCCTCCAGTTTGAATATGCCGGGAACCAGATTCAGGTGGATTCCTCTGGAACGCCAGTGGGGTTGTTTGACTACAACTCTCAGCAGCAG TTGTTCCAGCGGTCAAATCCCCTCACTGTTCAGCAGCTCACAGCTGCCCAGCAGCAACAGTACGCTCTGGCGGCGGCTCAACAGCAGCACCTTG CTGGCCTCGCTCCTGCATTTGTGCCAAACCCTTACATCATCAACGCCGGACCCCCCGGAACCGATCCGTACACCGCAGCAGGcttggcggcggcggctacTCTTGCAG GGCCCACGGTGGTTCCACCGCAGTACTATGGTGTTCCTTGGGGTGTGTACCCAGCCAATCTTTTTCAGCAACAGGCCGCATCCACTGCCAATCACTCTGCTAATCAGCAAGCATCCAATCAGGGACCAGGGCCAGGCCAACCTCAG GTAATGCGCACAGGTAACAACCAGCGTCCGCTCACGCCCGGGCAAGGTCAACAAAGCCAGCAGGAATctttggcggcggcggctgccgcCGCAAACCCCGCACTGGCCTACGCGGGAATGTCCG GTTATCAGGTGTTGGCCCCTGCAGCTTACTACGATCAGACCGGGGCCCTGGTCATGGGCCCTGGTGCTCGGACCGGACTTGGAGGACCGGTTCGTTTAGTGCAGACTCCTCTGCTCATCAATCCTGCAGCAGCGCAGGCTG CAGCTGCAGCGTCTGCGTCAGGTTCTGGGAACAACATGTCGGGCCCTCCGGCAAACGGCATGTACCGCTCCATGCCTCAACCCCAACCTCAGCAGCAACAGGCCCCCCAGCAGAACAGCGGCCTGCAATCGAGCTCCTTCTCCTTCTCTGTTCCCAACACCTCTCAGAGCAGCTCGCTTTTCTCGCATACGTCCGCTCCGCCCCCGCCGCAGAGCTCTTCGCTGGGCTTCAGCAGCACCGGCAGCTCCCTGGGCGTCGGTCTGGCGTCCGCTCTCGGAGGATTCGGCTCTTCGG TGCCGAGCTCTACAAGTAGCAGCGTGTCTCGCAGGGACTCCCTGTTGACAAGCTCTGAGCTTTACAagcgcggcggcagcagcagttTAACTCCCATCGGCCAGCCCTTTTACAACAGCCTGGGTTACTCCTCCTCACCCAGCCCCATCGGACTCACCCCCGGCCACTCCCCTCTCACTCCCCCACCTTCTCTGCCCTCCTCTCACGGGTCCTCCTCCAGCCTTCACCTCG GTGGCTTGACAAATGGCAGCGGGCGTTACATCTCCGCAGCACCCGGAGCCGAGGCCAAGTACCGCAGCGCCGGCGGGACCACCAGCCTGTTCAATTCCAGCAGCCAGCTCTTCCCGCCGGCTCGGCCCCGCTACAGCCGCTCGGACGTGATGCCGTCCGGCCGCAGCCGCCTCCTGGAAGACTTTAGGAACAACCGCTTCCCCAACCTTCAGCTCCGAGACCTGCCTGGACACATGGTGGAGTTCTCTCAAGACCAACATGGATCCAG ATTCATCCAGCAGAAGCTGGAGCGGGCCAGTCCCGCTGAGAGACAGATGGTTTTCGGAGAGATTCTCCAAGCCGCGTACCAGCTGATGACAGATGTGTTTGGCAACTACGTCATCCAGAAGTTCTTCGAG TTTGGTAGCGCTGACCAGAAGCTGGCTTTGGCCACTCGCATCCGCGGCCATGTCCTCCCGCTGGCCTTACAGATGTACGGCTGCAGGGTGATTCAAAAAGCCCTGGAGTCCATTTCTTCTGACCAGCAG AGCGACATTGTTCGTGAGCTGGATGGCCATGTTTTAAAGTGCGTGAAGGACCAGAATGGAAACCATGTGGTGCAGAAGTGCATTGAGTGTGTGCAGCCTCAAGCGCTACAGTTCATTATCGATGCCTTCCAAGGCCAG GTTTTCGTCCTCTCCACGCACCCCTACGGCTGTAGAGTCATCCAACGGATTTTGGAGCACTGCACCCAGGAGCAGACTTTGCCAATACTGGAAGAGCTGCATCAGCACTCGGAGCAGCTGGGTCAG GATCAGTACGGCAACTACGTAATTCAGCATGTTTTGGAGCACGGGAGACCGGAAGACAAGAGCAAGATTGTTGCAGAAGTGCGTGGGAAAGTCCTTCTACTCAGCCAACATAAATTTGCAAG CAACGTGGTGGAGAAGTGCGTGATCCACTCCTCACGTGCCGAGAGAGCTCTTCTGATCGACGAGGTGTGCTGCCAGAAGGACGGCCCCCACAGCGCCCTGTACACGATGATGAAGGACCAGTACGCCAACTACGTTGTCCAAAGAATGATCGACATGGCTGAACCTGCTCAGCGCAAAATCATCATGCACAAG ATCCGGCCTCACATTGCCACCTTACGCAAGTACACCTATGGGAAACACATTCTGGCCAAGCTGGAAAAGTACTACATGAAGAGCGGGTCGGAGTTGGGTCCCATCGGTGGCCCCGCAAACGGCCTCATGTAG